The DNA region CAAACGTCTAGACGGCATTTCGGATCTGCGCGACGAGTCCGACCGAGACGGAATGCGTATCGTAATCGAGCTCAAGCGCGATGCCCAGACCGACGTGGTGCTCAACCAGCTTTTCGCTCACACCACTATGCAGACGACATTTGGTGTGATCATGCTCGGACTCGATAAGGGGATTCCACGGGCGCTTTCCCTGCGCGAACTGATTCAGGCCTGGGTTGATCACCGGCATGAAGTCGTCACGCGCCGGACGCAGTACCTTTTGCGCAAGGCCGAGGAGCGGGCGCACATTCTCGAGGGGTACAAGATCGCGCTGGATAATATCGATGCGGTCATCCAACTGATCAAGAAATCCAAAGACACACCGACCGCCCGCGACGGCCTGATGAAGAAATTCAAGTTGAGTCAGATTCAGGCCGATGCCATTCTGGAAATGCGCCTGGCCCGGCTGACCGGCCTCGAACGGCAGAAAATCGAGGAGGAGTATCTCGATCTGATCAAGCGTATCGCCGAGTACAAGGCCATTCTCGAATCCAGGGCCCTGCGCATGCAGATCATCAAGGATGAAACGAAGGAGATGGTGACGAACTACGGCGACGAGCGCCGGACGGAAATCCAGGATGCCGCCGAGGAGCTGACAGTCGAAGATCTCATTGCCGAGGAGGAGATGGTCATTACCATTTCGCACCTCGGTTATGTCAAGCGGCTTTCGGTGTCGGCGTATCGTCGCCAGCAGCGGGGCGGACGGGGCGTCAAGGGCATTCAGACCAAGGAAGAGGACTTCGCCGAGCACATATTCATTGCCAGTACCCATGACTACATTCTGTTCTTCTCCGACCAGGGGCGCTGTTACTGGGTAAAAGTGCATGAAATTCCGACCGGCGGCCGTCTGACCAAGGGCAAGCCGATTGTGAATATGTGTGAGATGTCCAAAACCGAGCGGGTGGCCGGGTTTGTTCGCGTGCGCGAGTTCGCCGCCGACAAGTACGTGGTCATGGCCACCAGGCAGGGGGTGATCAAGAAGACTGCGCTCGACGCCTTCTCGCACCCGCGCAAGGCCGGGGTCGCGGCGATGACCATCAACGGCAGCGGCGACGAGCTGATCGGTGCGGTGGTCACCGACGGTAACTTCGAGATCGTCCTCGCCACACGCAAAGGGATGGCGATTCGCTTCCCCGAAGACAAGGTAAGACCGATGGGTCGCACCGCCTACGGTGTCAAGGGGATTAATATCGAAAAGGGTGACTACGTTGTTGGTATGGTTGCCGTCCGGCGCGACAGCACACTGCTTGTGGTTACCGAGAACGGCTACGGCAAGCGGACATCGATTGAGGATTACCGGGTAACCAATCGCGGCGGCAAGGGTGTCATAAACGTAAAGGCTTCTGAGCGCAACGGCGAGGTGGTAGCGATAAAAGAGGTTCTTGATACCGACGAGTTGATTCTGATCACGCGCAACGGAATTGCCAATCGCCAGGCGGTGAGCCAGATCAAGGTCATCGGACGTAATACTCAGGGCGTGCGTTTGATTCATTTGGATGAGGGTGACACTGTCACCGATGTCGCCGTGGTGGTACAGGAGGAGTAGGGCGGGTCTGCTTCAAACCTGCCTCGGTGGACCTTCCCTCGGAGTGACATCGTGCTGTCGGGCGACCCTGCCCGACAGATCCGGCGTTACAAATTCCTCTTCGGTGCCCCACCCTTTGGAGGCCGTCCCAAAGAACGCCGAAACAGTTGCGTCAGTTCTTGCCCCTTTTGCCTTGACCGTTAAACGAGGCAGAAGGGGCGTGAACTGACGCCCCTAACGCACGCTCGGTCAACGGCGTCAGGTCACACTTCGGGCCCGACCCGCGGAGCGAGTCGGGCCCGAAGCAAGACCTGATGCAAGAGATCGAGGTTTTGAGACACCCTCTTTGGAGTGGGTTGAGATAAGACAGGACAACGACCTCGTAGCGAACGAAGACGTCCACCACGCACAGCGGGATCGACCCGATCATGACCTACACCGGTGAACTTGCCGCCCTCACAACCGCGCTCTGCTGGTCGTTTACGGCGCTGTTCTTTGCCGAGGCCGGCCGCCGGGTGGGCTCCTTTCGTGTAAACTCCATTCGCTTACTTTTCGCCGTCGCGATTTACGCCATAGTTCTGCTCGTTTCTTCCGGGCGGCTGTTCCCGAGCGACCTGAACCGCACTCAGGTCTTCTACCTGGCGCTCTCGGGCCTGCTCGGGCTCGTTATCGGCGACGGCTGCGGATTCAAGGCCCTCGTCATGATCGGCCCCCGCCTGCTGACACTTGTCACGGTCACGGCGCCGATCATGGCCGCGGCGATCGCGTGGGTATTCCTGGGAGAGCGCCTCCAACCGATTTCACTTCTCGGCATCGTTATCACAATCGCCGGTGTGACCTGGGTGGTGATCGAACGGCGGTATCAGAACCACAATCAATTCAACCTCGCTCACGATCATCCCGATGCCGGCACCCTCGCTCGCGGCGTCACGCTTGGGCTGGTCGCCGCATTCGGGCAGGCGGCCGGACTGGTATTGTCAAAACACGCGATGCTCAATGCGGGGAGCATTTTGGACCCGCTGCCGGCGTCGTTCCTGCGCATGCTCACTTCGGCCGTAATGATATGGATCTACGCGGTTATTCGAGGCCGATTTGGCGAAACTCTCGGCGCACTGCGCGATCGCCCGGCCATGCTGTACTCGATCGGCGGCGCCGTGTGCGGGCCGTTTCTCGGCGTCTGGACTTCACTAATTGCGGTAGCTAAGATTCCGGCCGGCGTTGCGGCTACTCTCAACGCCACAACCCCGATTTGGATCATTCCCAACGTGATCGTTTTCTACAAAGAAAAAGTCTCGCTTCGTGCCTTCTTTGGCGCTATACTGGCCGTGGGTGGCGTAGCCGTCCTGTTCATGGCCGATGAAATACTTGGACTATTCTAAACTGGCGGGTTTTATCGCGAAGCACTACGCGGGCTCCGTCGATGAGCGGCGGGTTGGTCGTCTGCGCCAGTACGAGTCGGACTATGTCGACATCGTGCGGTTTTTCGGCCCCGATGGCGTCCGGCCGTCGGATGTTCGCCTCAACTTTCTCGCCGAATCGTTTCGCATTGTTGATCCGACTATTCGCGAATTCGCCCAGCGGATCGCCTTCCAGATGCGCGCCGAGGGACGCATCTACAGCGGCCCGGCA from Candidatus Zixiibacteriota bacterium includes:
- the gyrA gene encoding DNA gyrase subunit A, with amino-acid sequence MNLDRQRIETIFLEEEMKSSYLDYSMSVITNRALPDIRDGLKPSNRRILVAMNDLGLAPGKPFRKCAKICGDTSGNYHPHGEQVVYPTLVRMAQDFNMRYPLVDGQGNFGSIDGDEAAAMRYTEARLTPIAMEMLADLEKETVAFMDNYDGTIKEPMVLPGKFPNLICNGTTGIAVGMATSIPPHNLREIAKAIELVIDDPECTNEDLIELVPGPDFPTGGIINGREGIRQAYRTGKGHIVVRAKAVIEHMRSGKEAIVVTELPFQVNKANLLEKIADLVRDKRLDGISDLRDESDRDGMRIVIELKRDAQTDVVLNQLFAHTTMQTTFGVIMLGLDKGIPRALSLRELIQAWVDHRHEVVTRRTQYLLRKAEERAHILEGYKIALDNIDAVIQLIKKSKDTPTARDGLMKKFKLSQIQADAILEMRLARLTGLERQKIEEEYLDLIKRIAEYKAILESRALRMQIIKDETKEMVTNYGDERRTEIQDAAEELTVEDLIAEEEMVITISHLGYVKRLSVSAYRRQQRGGRGVKGIQTKEEDFAEHIFIASTHDYILFFSDQGRCYWVKVHEIPTGGRLTKGKPIVNMCEMSKTERVAGFVRVREFAADKYVVMATRQGVIKKTALDAFSHPRKAGVAAMTINGSGDELIGAVVTDGNFEIVLATRKGMAIRFPEDKVRPMGRTAYGVKGINIEKGDYVVGMVAVRRDSTLLVVTENGYGKRTSIEDYRVTNRGGKGVINVKASERNGEVVAIKEVLDTDELILITRNGIANRQAVSQIKVIGRNTQGVRLIHLDEGDTVTDVAVVVQEE
- a CDS encoding DMT family transporter; the protein is MTYTGELAALTTALCWSFTALFFAEAGRRVGSFRVNSIRLLFAVAIYAIVLLVSSGRLFPSDLNRTQVFYLALSGLLGLVIGDGCGFKALVMIGPRLLTLVTVTAPIMAAAIAWVFLGERLQPISLLGIVITIAGVTWVVIERRYQNHNQFNLAHDHPDAGTLARGVTLGLVAAFGQAAGLVLSKHAMLNAGSILDPLPASFLRMLTSAVMIWIYAVIRGRFGETLGALRDRPAMLYSIGGAVCGPFLGVWTSLIAVAKIPAGVAATLNATTPIWIIPNVIVFYKEKVSLRAFFGAILAVGGVAVLFMADEILGLF